A stretch of the Acidobacteriota bacterium genome encodes the following:
- a CDS encoding carboxypeptidase regulatory-like domain-containing protein has product MNKARTNIRLLWLTIGTLLIALTGISGRNAYGQLPTGTIMGVVRDSSDALIPGANVVARNTDTGQTRTTVTGVQGSYRLPALPVGQYEVRVEHSGFQSALQSGLTLTVSLEAVLNFTLQVGRVEETVSVTAEAPLVNTTSGSLGGLVSEERVAELPLEGRSFMGLTLLQPGITQHRNA; this is encoded by the coding sequence ATGAACAAAGCTCGTACAAACATCAGATTGTTGTGGTTGACCATAGGCACATTGCTAATTGCTCTTACAGGAATCTCCGGCAGAAACGCTTACGGCCAGCTGCCGACGGGAACCATCATGGGAGTGGTTCGCGATAGCTCGGACGCACTGATTCCCGGGGCCAACGTTGTGGCGAGAAACACGGACACGGGACAGACCCGCACCACCGTTACCGGCGTGCAGGGCTCGTACCGTTTGCCGGCGCTGCCGGTGGGTCAGTATGAAGTTCGCGTGGAGCACTCCGGGTTTCAATCAGCGTTGCAAAGTGGACTGACGCTGACTGTATCTCTGGAGGCAGTGCTGAACTTCACGCTGCAAGTGGGTCGCGTGGAGGAAACGGTTTCCGTAACGGCAGAGGCGCCTCTGGTTAACACCACCTCGGGTTCGCTCGGTGGACTGGTAAGCGAAGAACGGGTTGCTGAACTGCCGCTCGAGGGGCGCAGCTTCATGGGCCTCACGCTGCTGCAGCCCGGCATCACCCAGCACCGCAACGCC